A window of Flammeovirga kamogawensis genomic DNA:
AGTCCCTCATAGCCTTCATTATCATAGATGTTTTTAAAGGTTAACTGATTATCTTTATTATTTTCACAATAAAATAATTGTGTCCCACCCATCACTGGAACTGAAAAAAAACTATCATACATGGTATCATTAATATTAAAATGGTACTTCTCTATTTCATAAATATCATGTGGAGGAAATGGAAAACGTTTAACAATTGATTTTTCAGTATTAAAAACATCTAAAATAATATTGTTTTTATAGATGTAAAAAATAGAACTATCTATAGTTTTTACTTTTTTAATTTCTCCTGATTCATTTAAAAGTTTAAATAACTTAGAGTTGCTAATTAATTCTGTGAAGCCAAATATTTCATCAAACATACAATCATCGAAACTTTTAGTAAGACCAAATATTTCATTTGGATCTACATTACCAAAATCTAATATTTCATTTTCTGATGAAATGTTTTCAATTAAATTCTTATTTGAGTCACTTACTTGTAACCAAAATGTATAATTAACGTCAATTGATATTTTATATATATTCATGCTTTAAAAGATGTATTATTGTTAATTGTATTCCCCTACTGTTCGTTGTGTTAAGCCGACAGGCGTCACTACGAACTAGCCCATTTTTTTAAGTTTGTAACTTAAAACAAAACTAAAATATTCATCCCAAAACATCGACTTCCAAAAGATTATATTTCATACCATGATAGTTAGAAGCACTAGAATAGAGGTAGTATTTCGCATCTTGAACAATTCCTGCTTTGATAGGATTGTCATGCGTGTAATCTAAACGTTGTTGTAGTTTTTCTGATGTATCCAAAAGGACAGGATGATTATGCTGTTGCCAAAATTGATACTTTTTATTCCTAGTATTTTTCTGACCAGCTCTTTGAAACATCCAAAGCATCCATTCTTTTCTACTTTCAACTACATTGTTTTGAATGCTTTTAATAATGGATTTAGAAGTGTACTTTTTGAAATCTCTTAGAATATCAGAGATATTGATATGTAGTTCTTTTGAAATAATAAGATGAATATGATTACTCATTATCACATATGCATGAATATTTAGCCCTTTTTCCTTTTGGCAATATTTTAGACTTTCAAGGACGATATTACGGTATTCTTCTCTTGTAAATACGTCTATCCAATAAACCACAGAAATAGTGACAAAATAAGTAGCTTCTTGATCGTAGAAGATATGTTTTCTAGCCATGATGAATCGTTTTAGTTAGTTTTTTATTTATTGAAGTTAGTAATAAGGAGATTGGTAATGAAATATTTTTTTGTTTTAAGTCACAGACTTTAATGAATGTGGAAGTTCTTAGTGACGCCTGTCGGCTTAACACAAAGAACAGAGGGGATAAATTAGACTTCCTTTTTTTCTTTTTGATCTAGAAAATCCTGACTTAAATCAGATAACTTATCTAAATTATTTAATGTAGAAATTCGATTAACTATGTAGTAATCTTGAACTCCCAAAACAATAAAACATATTTCTTTTCCTCTGAAATCTATGACGTTACAATTTGTAGGTATAAGTAAGTCCTCTCCTGAAAGGTTATTAGTTAAATTATTATTAATCTTTTCATATTCGTTTATCATCATATCAGAGGTAATTGGTGGACTGATAAATTCATAACCTTCCATTTCTCCAGAGAATACACCATGTAATATTGGTTCATTGAATAGTTTTATCATTTTTACACCACCATTTTCATGGTCATTTCCTAATACAAACCCACCTTCAATACAAAATGATAAAATTCCCATATCAGCCAATTTCTTGAAGTCCTCTTCATAAAAATGAACTTCAAACTTTTGTGTTTTATCGTTTAGTTTAGCCTTTCCAATGTTATTTTCATCAAGAAATTTGTATACATATAATTGATCGCTCATATTAATAAGTTTTTTATTTGTTATAAGTCTGTTATTAGGCTTTCTAAATTTACCCTAATATCATTAACAAATCAAATAATATCTTCGCAATACAAAAAATAGGTAAAAAGTATTACACTAACGATTATTACTGTACACTATCATTCTATTAAAACAGTAAAGAATATAAAATTATTATTCATCCCACTCCATCACCGGCATCACAAACCCTTCTTTCAAAGCAGCTTGTCTATCGTAAAAATGAGTGGCGTAACTCGGGTTAGTACTCATGCCTACAAAATGTTTTCTTGAAGGGAAAAAGATGATGCTGATTTCATTCCATTTTTGATCTGGTTTAAGGGTATTTGTTATAAGTCACAGACTATAACAAAAGGATAGTTCTCAGTAATGTCTTTTGATTTGACACTAATAACAATAGAGGATATTACTTATAATTAAAAAAATAAGGTTCCAACTTTCTGATTGTTGAGAGTGTATTTAATTACGTAACATACTATTATCCTTAATTAACCACTTAGATTGATGAACTATATTATCACCTCTTTAATTTTACTATTACCAATACACATTTTTGCTCAAAAAGATTTTGATGCTTATGTAATAGCAAACACTTCAGAAATTAAATCTCTTGATATTAATTATGAAAATGACAATGATTTAACTGCTATTAAAACTGCAATAGGAGATGCAAGAGTAGTTATGCTTGGAGAACAGGATCATGGCACAGGAACTGCTTTTATAATGAAGGCAAGATTAATTAAATACCTACATGAACAGATGGGATTCGATGTGATTGCTTATGAAAGTAATTTTTATGAAATGCAAGGGGCATATGAACATGATTCTTTAAATTTTGAAGATGCCTACGAAGAAATCTTTCCTATTTGGACTAAATGTGGAGAATGTAAACCTTCTTTTTCTTACATCAAAAATACACTTGCTACTGATCGTCCATTATACACTACGGGCTTTGATATGCAATTCTATTTTAAGAAAAATTTTTATGACGATTTTTTGAAGTTTTATGAAGACAATCACCTTATTGTAAATGATGAAAAGAGATTCTTTCACATCTTTAAAACACTTTTGAAAAACAATCAATCATTTGAATTAGAAAACAGAGAAGAGGATTTAACCTATTATTTCAAAGAGCTTAATGTATTATATAACTCTTATGATAAAGATGATTTCTGGAAGCAAGTACTACATAGTCTTATTGGCTATTCAGAAATGAGAACAGCTTCAAGTCTACAAGAATCATTAAATATTAGGGATAATTATATGGCTGATAATTTATTATGGCTAACTCAAAAACGATTTCCTAATAAGAAGATAATTGTTTGGGCACACAACTATCATATTTCAAGAGTTTTACATAAGAACTTTAAAGCAATTACTATGACTGATAAAGTATATGAGGTTTTGGGTGATCAAATGTATTCATTAGGTTTTATTTCTTCAGAAGGTACAACAGGTTGGGCAAATCGAGATAATACTTCGTCATTACGTAAAGTGAAAAATAAAAAATTTTTAGAGAATAAGATTGCAGGAATGAACTTTCAACAAGCTTTTCTTGATTTCAAAAGTTACTCAGGAGACCCTGTTCAATTTCTAATGCGATATCACTGGGGAAAAGCATATAAACTGTATTGGTTAGATACTTTTGATGGCGTAATCTATATTGATAAAATATATCCTTGTACTAAGAAAGAAGAACAAATGATCATTCAATAAAATTTCTTTAGTTTGTGGGTATTTGTTATAAGTCACAGACTATAACAAAGTGGTAGTTCTCAGTGACGCCTTTCGGCTTGGCACTAAAAACAGTGGTGGTAGTAGTAGCTTTCAATTTTATCACAATCGCTCACTGTTTGAAATGTTAAGCGGTAGCGTCATTTCGAACTTGGGTATTGTTATAGTCTGTGACTTATAACAATGAGGTATAATTATCTCAATACATCAACTTCCAATAAATTATATTTCACACCATGATAATTAGAAGTACTTGAGTACAGATAATCTTTCGCATCTTGTACTATTCCTGCTTTGATAGGATTGTCATGAATATAGCCTA
This region includes:
- a CDS encoding REP-associated tyrosine transposase, which codes for MARKHIFYDQEATYFVTISVVYWIDVFTREEYRNIVLESLKYCQKEKGLNIHAYVIMSNHIHLIISKELHINISDILRDFKKYTSKSIIKSIQNNVVESRKEWMLWMFQRAGQKNTRNKKYQFWQQHNHPVLLDTSEKLQQRLDYTHDNPIKAGIVQDAKYYLYSSASNYHGMKYNLLEVDVLG
- a CDS encoding erythromycin esterase family protein, which encodes MNYIITSLILLLPIHIFAQKDFDAYVIANTSEIKSLDINYENDNDLTAIKTAIGDARVVMLGEQDHGTGTAFIMKARLIKYLHEQMGFDVIAYESNFYEMQGAYEHDSLNFEDAYEEIFPIWTKCGECKPSFSYIKNTLATDRPLYTTGFDMQFYFKKNFYDDFLKFYEDNHLIVNDEKRFFHIFKTLLKNNQSFELENREEDLTYYFKELNVLYNSYDKDDFWKQVLHSLIGYSEMRTASSLQESLNIRDNYMADNLLWLTQKRFPNKKIIVWAHNYHISRVLHKNFKAITMTDKVYEVLGDQMYSLGFISSEGTTGWANRDNTSSLRKVKNKKFLENKIAGMNFQQAFLDFKSYSGDPVQFLMRYHWGKAYKLYWLDTFDGVIYIDKIYPCTKKEEQMIIQ